A stretch of Myxococcus hansupus DNA encodes these proteins:
- a CDS encoding NAD(P)H-dependent flavin oxidoreductase codes for MRQTSSNEAIQKLGIRHPIIQGPFGGGLSTERLTAAVSNLGGLGSYGAYQLPPDEIGRVADRIRAQTDKPFALNLWVSDHDAGGDALSPEDFERFYRLFEPYYQELGVEKPQPPERYHHRFEDQVEALLEARPPVFSFVFGVPPAAVLAECRRRGILTSGAATTLAEAEALDAAGVDLIVATGFEAGGHRPSFLARAEDSLMGTLALTPLVADRVKAPVIAAGGLAEGRGIRAVLTLGAQAAQLGTAFLACEESGTTDAHRELLFSDRARNTTLTRAFTGRLARGMRNRWTEEMASRLGELPPFPIQSWFLGKLKPAAIRAGRTDLVSLWAGQATPNLRHRTVPALMASLLEELSAP; via the coding sequence ATGCGCCAGACGTCCTCCAATGAAGCCATCCAGAAGTTGGGCATCCGTCATCCCATCATCCAAGGGCCCTTCGGTGGCGGGCTCTCGACGGAGCGCCTCACAGCCGCGGTGTCGAACCTCGGCGGCCTGGGTTCGTACGGCGCCTATCAGCTTCCTCCGGACGAAATCGGCCGCGTGGCGGACCGGATTCGCGCGCAGACGGACAAACCCTTCGCGCTGAACCTCTGGGTCTCCGACCACGACGCGGGCGGGGACGCACTCAGTCCAGAGGACTTCGAGCGCTTCTACCGCCTCTTCGAACCGTATTACCAAGAGCTCGGCGTCGAGAAGCCCCAGCCGCCCGAGCGCTATCACCACCGCTTCGAGGACCAGGTGGAGGCGCTGCTCGAAGCCCGCCCACCCGTCTTCAGCTTCGTGTTCGGCGTGCCGCCCGCGGCCGTGCTGGCCGAATGCCGGCGCAGGGGCATCCTCACCTCGGGCGCGGCCACCACGCTCGCGGAGGCCGAGGCCCTGGACGCGGCCGGAGTGGACCTCATCGTGGCCACGGGCTTCGAGGCCGGCGGCCACCGCCCCTCGTTCCTCGCGCGCGCCGAGGACTCCCTGATGGGGACGCTCGCGCTCACGCCGCTCGTGGCGGACCGGGTGAAGGCGCCCGTCATCGCGGCGGGAGGACTCGCGGAGGGCCGAGGCATCCGCGCCGTGCTCACCCTGGGAGCCCAGGCAGCGCAGTTGGGAACGGCGTTCCTCGCCTGCGAGGAATCCGGCACGACGGACGCCCACCGCGAGCTGCTCTTCAGCGACCGCGCCCGGAACACCACCTTGACGCGTGCCTTCACGGGTCGGCTCGCACGCGGCATGCGCAACCGGTGGACGGAGGAGATGGCGTCACGGCTTGGAGAGCTTCCGCCCTTCCCCATCCAGAGCTGGTTCCTCGGGAAACTGAAGCCCGCGGCCATCCGCGCTGGCCGCACGGACCTCGTGTCCCTGTGGGCCGGACAGGCCACGCCCAACCTGCGTCACCGGACCGTGCCCGCGCTGATGGCGTCCCTGCTCGAGGAACTGTCGGCCCCCTGA